Proteins encoded within one genomic window of Rhinolophus sinicus isolate RSC01 linkage group LG05, ASM3656204v1, whole genome shotgun sequence:
- the PSD4 gene encoding PH and SEC7 domain-containing protein 4 isoform X1, with protein sequence MMGDDRLSEHPKPMGLLNICLGDDVQPPAGVHPKGTPTPSWEHTWASAPPDLTRLGAPPSGSNAEPMDLGTSPSPRDPRQNQGTSTQVVFWAGILQAQMCVLDLEEELEKTEGLRAGLRSCLPMAPADLPPFSCSPASPRDLGLLPGPPVEEVSGEDSSGPEGEDQDLVWPGKGMPGSSLEWGAEEESVFFDNPLFLESPCSDSAPGARFSWGTPDACAAMGLDNPHTLEPPVLAPGDGVPWGLGEDPDGGESIADSSGHTTPPFSVPTYKSHSWTVVDTTDQAPTAPPGLGDSETPLAGGLDPAASHVDKASTWEKGPVVSNPDPATHHVQPWQALPSAEGWHTEQGPSWRQVPLISQDRGDRHAECPQESALCTSAASPWGGPAPYPEPSSPESDSRGPGSRPSSESSPEGSPRPWGQQAGSILPMWTPDAPRPSLLETGGAEPSSQERAAPESGRDVKSEGAGQPDVHRTSTEGGSLMTPMDFPRLPESSMPQVQPPEEGQRPQAGDKLANGVGTNKLAWDLASRLYRLEGFRKSEVAAHLRKNDDHSRAVAQEYLSFFQFGGQSLDRALRGFLQALVLSGETQERERVLYQFSRRFHHCNPRLFSSVDSVHTLTCAIMLLNTDLHGQNIGKSMSCQEFISNLNGLQDGGNFPKELLKGLYWSIRSEKLESAVDEEDAARPEKSQLSTLAGKMSNPFLQLAHDPTVPTYKQGILARKMHHDADGKKTPWGKRGWKMFHTLLRGMVLYFLKGEDQGPEGQMVDEPVGVHHSLATPATHYTKKPHVFQLRTADWRLYLFQAPTAKEMSSWIARINLAAATHSAPPFPAAVGSQRRFVRPILPAGPTQSSLEEQHRSHENCLDAASDDLLDLQRNFPERRGRSRELEEYRLRKEYLEHEPSPLLEPGDAKVGVPVLQKTRYEMYVQLLVARLHCPSDDLDLWEEQLGRETGGMQEPKASLKKSHSSPSLQQDEAPTTAKVKRNISERRTYRKIIPKRNRHQL encoded by the exons ATGATGGGTGATGACAGACTGTCTGAACATCCCAAGCCTATGGGACTTCTTAACATCTGTTTAGGAGATGACGTGCAGCCCCCTGCAGGAGTGCACCCAAAGGGAACGCCCACACCTTCCTGGGAACACACCTGGGCATCTGCCCCCCCTGATCTCACGAGGCTAGGCGCCCCTCCCAGTGGCTCCAATGCAGAGCCCATGGACCTGGGGACCAGCCCGTCCCCAAGGGACCCAAGGCAGAACCAAGGCACGTCCACGCAGGTGGTGTTTTGGGCAGGCATCCTGCAGGCCCAGATGTGTGTCCTGGACCTGGAGGAGGAGCTGGAGAAGACCGAGGGGCTCAGGGCTGGGCTGAGGTCCTGCCTCCCCATGGCCCCTGCGGACTTGCCCCCCTTTTCCTGCAGCCCTGCGAGCCCTCGGGACTTGGGCCTACTTCCTGGTCCACCTGTGGAGGAGGTCTCAGGGGAGGATAGCAGTGGGCCTGAGGGCGAGGACCAGGACCTGGTGTGGCCAGGCAAGGGGATGCCTGGCTCCTCCCTGGAATGGGGTGCTGAGGAAGAGAGTGTGTTCTTTGACAACCCCCTCTTTCTGGAGAGCCCCTGCTCAGACTCTGCTCCTGGGGCCCGCTTCTCCTGGGGGACCCCAGACGCCTGCGCTGCCATGGGGCTTGACAACCCACACACCCTTGAGCCTCCTGTCCTGGCCCCGGGAGACGGGGTGCCATGGGGGCTGGGCGAAGACCCGGATGGTGGGGAAAGCATTGCTGACTCCAGCGGGCACACCACCCCTCCATTCTCTGTGCCCACCTACAAATCCCACTCCTGGACTGTGGTGGACACCACTGACCAGGCTCCCACAGCACCTCCTGGCCTGGGGGACAGTGAG ACTCCTCTGGCAGGTGGTCTTGACCCTGCAGCATCCCATGTGGACAAAGCATCGACCTGGGAAAAGGGACCTGTTGTATCTAACCCTGACCCTGCCACCCATCatgtgcaaccttgg CAGGCCCTGCCCAGTGCCGAGGGCTGGCACACAGAACAGGGTCCTTCCTGGCGCCAGGTGCCTCTCATCTCCCAGGACAGAG GTGACAGACATGCTGAGTGTCCCCAGGAGTCTGCTCTCTGCACCTCAGCCGCTAGCCCCTGGGGGGGCCCAGCCCCTTACCCAGAGCCTAGCAGCCCTGAGTCTGACAGCAGAGGCCCcggctccaggcccagctccgAGTCCTCCCCAGAAGGCAGCCCACGGCCCTGGGGCCAGCAGGCCGGCAGCATTCTGCCCATGTGGACACCAGATGCTCCCCGCCCATCACTCCTGGAGACAGGTGGGGCAGAGCCAAGTTCCCAGGAGAGAGCAGCTCCAGAGTCTGGGAGGGATGTGAAGAGTGAGGGGGCAGGCCAGCCTGACGTGCACCGAACCTCCACAGAAGG TGGGAGTCTGATGACACCAATGGACTTTCCCAGGCTTCCTGAGAGCTCCATGCCCCAAGTGCAGCCCCCAGAGGAAGGCCAGAGGCCACAGGCTGGAGACAAGCTGGCTAATGGCGTTGGGACCAACAAGCTGGCCTGGGACCTGGCCTCTCGCCTCTATCGCCTAGAGGGCTTCCGGAAGTCGGAAGTGGCAGCCCACCTGCGGAAAAA TGACGACCACAGCAGGGCTGTGGCTCAAGAGTACCTGTCCTTCTTCCAGTTTGGAGGCCAGAGCCTGGACCGTGCCCTCCG GGGCTTCCTCCAGGCCCTGGTGCTCAGTGGGGAGACCCAGGAACGGGAACGAGTCCTGTACCAGTTCTCCAGACGCTTCCACCACTGCAACCCTAGGCTCTTCTCCTCAGTAG ACTCGGTCCACACCTTGACTTGCGCCATCATGCTCCTGAACACTGACCTGCACGGACAG AACATTGGGAAGAGCATGAGCTGCCAGGAATTCATCAGCAACCTGAATGGCCTGCAGGATGGTGGGAACTTCCCCAAGGAGCTGCTGAAG GGCCTGTACTGGTCCATCCGAAGTGAGAAGCTGGAGTCCGCGGT GGACGAAGAAGATGCGGCCAGACCCGAGAAATCCCAGCTGAGTACCCTGGCTGGCAAGATGAGCAACCCCTTCCTCCAGCTGGCCCATGACCCCACAGTGCCCACGTACAAGCAGGGCATTCTGGCTCGAAAGATGCATCACGACGCAGATGGCAAGAAGA CGCCATGGGGCAAGCGCGGCTGGAAGATGTTCCACACCTTGCTTCGAGGGATGGTCCTCTACTTCTTGAAG GGAGAGGACCAGGGCCCTGAGGGGCAGATGGTGGACGAGCCCGTGGGGGTGCACCACTCACTGGCCACACCAGCCACCCACTACACCAAGAAGCCGCACGTCTTCCAGCTGCGGACTGCCGACTGGCGTCTCTACCTCTTCCAGGCACC CACTGCCAAGGAGATGAGTTCCTGGATCGCACGCATCAACCTGGCCGCGGCCACGCACTCAGCGCCTCCCTTCCCCGCTGCTGTCGGCTCCCAGCGCAGATTCGTGCGGCCAATCCTACCCGCGGGCCCGACCCAGAGCTCCCTG GAGGAGCAGCATCGATCCCACGAGAACTGCCTGGATGCTGCCTCCGATGACCTGCTGGATCTGCAAAGGAACTTCCCGGAGCGGCGGGGCCGCAGCCGCGAGCTAGAAGAGTACCGCCTGCGGAAAGAATACCTGGAGCACGAG CCTTCTCCCCTTCTGGAGCCAGGTGATGCTAAGGTGGGGGTGCCTGTGTTGCAGAAAACCCGCTATGAGATGTATGTGCAGTTGCTGGTGGCCCGGCTGCACTGCCCCTCGGATGACCTGGACCTGTGGGAGGAGCAGCTAGGGAGGGAAACTGGAGGCATGCAGGAACCCAAAGCCAGCCTGAAGAAGTCCCACTCCAGCCCGTCCCTGCAGCAGGATGAGGCCCCCACCACAGCCAAGGTGAAGCGCAACATCTCAGAGCGTCGGACCTACCGGAAGATCATCCCCAAGCGGAACCGCCATCAGCTGTGA
- the PSD4 gene encoding PH and SEC7 domain-containing protein 4 isoform X6, which yields MMGDDRLSEHPKPMGLLNICLGDDVQPPAGVHPKGTPTPSWEHTWASAPPDLTRLGAPPSGSNAEPMDLGTSPSPRDPRQNQGTSTQVVFWAGILQAQMCVLDLEEELEKTEGLRAGLRSCLPMAPADLPPFSCSPASPRDLGLLPGPPVEEVSGEDSSGPEGEDQDLVWPGKGMPGSSLEWGAEEESVFFDNPLFLESPCSDSAPGARFSWGTPDACAAMGLDNPHTLEPPVLAPGDGVPWGLGEDPDGGESIADSSGHTTPPFSVPTYKSHSWTVVDTTDQAPTAPPGLGDSEQALPSAEGWHTEQGPSWRQVPLISQDRGDRHAECPQESALCTSAASPWGGPAPYPEPSSPESDSRGPGSRPSSESSPEGSPRPWGQQAGSILPMWTPDAPRPSLLETGGAEPSSQERAAPESGRDVKSEGAGQPDVHRTSTEGGSLMTPMDFPRLPESSMPQVQPPEEGQRPQAGDKLANGVGTNKLAWDLASRLYRLEGFRKSEVAAHLRKNDDHSRAVAQEYLSFFQFGGQSLDRALRGFLQALVLSGETQERERVLYQFSRRFHHCNPRLFSSVDSVHTLTCAIMLLNTDLHGQNIGKSMSCQEFISNLNGLQDGGNFPKELLKGLYWSIRSEKLESAVDEEDAARPEKSQLSTLAGKMSNPFLQLAHDPTVPTYKQGILARKMHHDADGKKTPWGKRGWKMFHTLLRGMVLYFLKGEDQGPEGQMVDEPVGVHHSLATPATHYTKKPHVFQLRTADWRLYLFQAPTAKEMSSWIARINLAAATHSAPPFPAAVGSQRRFVRPILPAGPTQSSLEEQHRSHENCLDAASDDLLDLQRNFPERRGRSRELEEYRLRKEYLEHEPSPLLEPGDAKVGVPVLQKTRYEMYVQLLVARLHCPSDDLDLWEEQLGRETGGMQEPKASLKKSHSSPSLQQDEAPTTAKVKRNISERRTYRKIIPKRNRHQL from the exons ATGATGGGTGATGACAGACTGTCTGAACATCCCAAGCCTATGGGACTTCTTAACATCTGTTTAGGAGATGACGTGCAGCCCCCTGCAGGAGTGCACCCAAAGGGAACGCCCACACCTTCCTGGGAACACACCTGGGCATCTGCCCCCCCTGATCTCACGAGGCTAGGCGCCCCTCCCAGTGGCTCCAATGCAGAGCCCATGGACCTGGGGACCAGCCCGTCCCCAAGGGACCCAAGGCAGAACCAAGGCACGTCCACGCAGGTGGTGTTTTGGGCAGGCATCCTGCAGGCCCAGATGTGTGTCCTGGACCTGGAGGAGGAGCTGGAGAAGACCGAGGGGCTCAGGGCTGGGCTGAGGTCCTGCCTCCCCATGGCCCCTGCGGACTTGCCCCCCTTTTCCTGCAGCCCTGCGAGCCCTCGGGACTTGGGCCTACTTCCTGGTCCACCTGTGGAGGAGGTCTCAGGGGAGGATAGCAGTGGGCCTGAGGGCGAGGACCAGGACCTGGTGTGGCCAGGCAAGGGGATGCCTGGCTCCTCCCTGGAATGGGGTGCTGAGGAAGAGAGTGTGTTCTTTGACAACCCCCTCTTTCTGGAGAGCCCCTGCTCAGACTCTGCTCCTGGGGCCCGCTTCTCCTGGGGGACCCCAGACGCCTGCGCTGCCATGGGGCTTGACAACCCACACACCCTTGAGCCTCCTGTCCTGGCCCCGGGAGACGGGGTGCCATGGGGGCTGGGCGAAGACCCGGATGGTGGGGAAAGCATTGCTGACTCCAGCGGGCACACCACCCCTCCATTCTCTGTGCCCACCTACAAATCCCACTCCTGGACTGTGGTGGACACCACTGACCAGGCTCCCACAGCACCTCCTGGCCTGGGGGACAGTGAG CAGGCCCTGCCCAGTGCCGAGGGCTGGCACACAGAACAGGGTCCTTCCTGGCGCCAGGTGCCTCTCATCTCCCAGGACAGAG GTGACAGACATGCTGAGTGTCCCCAGGAGTCTGCTCTCTGCACCTCAGCCGCTAGCCCCTGGGGGGGCCCAGCCCCTTACCCAGAGCCTAGCAGCCCTGAGTCTGACAGCAGAGGCCCcggctccaggcccagctccgAGTCCTCCCCAGAAGGCAGCCCACGGCCCTGGGGCCAGCAGGCCGGCAGCATTCTGCCCATGTGGACACCAGATGCTCCCCGCCCATCACTCCTGGAGACAGGTGGGGCAGAGCCAAGTTCCCAGGAGAGAGCAGCTCCAGAGTCTGGGAGGGATGTGAAGAGTGAGGGGGCAGGCCAGCCTGACGTGCACCGAACCTCCACAGAAGG TGGGAGTCTGATGACACCAATGGACTTTCCCAGGCTTCCTGAGAGCTCCATGCCCCAAGTGCAGCCCCCAGAGGAAGGCCAGAGGCCACAGGCTGGAGACAAGCTGGCTAATGGCGTTGGGACCAACAAGCTGGCCTGGGACCTGGCCTCTCGCCTCTATCGCCTAGAGGGCTTCCGGAAGTCGGAAGTGGCAGCCCACCTGCGGAAAAA TGACGACCACAGCAGGGCTGTGGCTCAAGAGTACCTGTCCTTCTTCCAGTTTGGAGGCCAGAGCCTGGACCGTGCCCTCCG GGGCTTCCTCCAGGCCCTGGTGCTCAGTGGGGAGACCCAGGAACGGGAACGAGTCCTGTACCAGTTCTCCAGACGCTTCCACCACTGCAACCCTAGGCTCTTCTCCTCAGTAG ACTCGGTCCACACCTTGACTTGCGCCATCATGCTCCTGAACACTGACCTGCACGGACAG AACATTGGGAAGAGCATGAGCTGCCAGGAATTCATCAGCAACCTGAATGGCCTGCAGGATGGTGGGAACTTCCCCAAGGAGCTGCTGAAG GGCCTGTACTGGTCCATCCGAAGTGAGAAGCTGGAGTCCGCGGT GGACGAAGAAGATGCGGCCAGACCCGAGAAATCCCAGCTGAGTACCCTGGCTGGCAAGATGAGCAACCCCTTCCTCCAGCTGGCCCATGACCCCACAGTGCCCACGTACAAGCAGGGCATTCTGGCTCGAAAGATGCATCACGACGCAGATGGCAAGAAGA CGCCATGGGGCAAGCGCGGCTGGAAGATGTTCCACACCTTGCTTCGAGGGATGGTCCTCTACTTCTTGAAG GGAGAGGACCAGGGCCCTGAGGGGCAGATGGTGGACGAGCCCGTGGGGGTGCACCACTCACTGGCCACACCAGCCACCCACTACACCAAGAAGCCGCACGTCTTCCAGCTGCGGACTGCCGACTGGCGTCTCTACCTCTTCCAGGCACC CACTGCCAAGGAGATGAGTTCCTGGATCGCACGCATCAACCTGGCCGCGGCCACGCACTCAGCGCCTCCCTTCCCCGCTGCTGTCGGCTCCCAGCGCAGATTCGTGCGGCCAATCCTACCCGCGGGCCCGACCCAGAGCTCCCTG GAGGAGCAGCATCGATCCCACGAGAACTGCCTGGATGCTGCCTCCGATGACCTGCTGGATCTGCAAAGGAACTTCCCGGAGCGGCGGGGCCGCAGCCGCGAGCTAGAAGAGTACCGCCTGCGGAAAGAATACCTGGAGCACGAG CCTTCTCCCCTTCTGGAGCCAGGTGATGCTAAGGTGGGGGTGCCTGTGTTGCAGAAAACCCGCTATGAGATGTATGTGCAGTTGCTGGTGGCCCGGCTGCACTGCCCCTCGGATGACCTGGACCTGTGGGAGGAGCAGCTAGGGAGGGAAACTGGAGGCATGCAGGAACCCAAAGCCAGCCTGAAGAAGTCCCACTCCAGCCCGTCCCTGCAGCAGGATGAGGCCCCCACCACAGCCAAGGTGAAGCGCAACATCTCAGAGCGTCGGACCTACCGGAAGATCATCCCCAAGCGGAACCGCCATCAGCTGTGA
- the PSD4 gene encoding PH and SEC7 domain-containing protein 4 isoform X2: MMGDDRLSEHPKPMGLLNICLGDDVQPPAGVHPKGTPTPSWEHTWASAPPDLTRLGAPPSGSNAEPMDLGTSPSPRDPRQNQGTSTQVVFWAGILQAQMCVLDLEEELEKTEGLRAGLRSCLPMAPADLPPFSCSPASPRDLGLLPGPPVEEVSGEDSSGPEGEDQDLVWPGKGMPGSSLEWGAEEESVFFDNPLFLESPCSDSAPGARFSWGTPDACAAMGLDNPHTLEPPVLAPGDGVPWGLGEDPDGGESIADSSGHTTPPFSVPTYKSHSWTVVDTTDQAPTAPPGLGDSETPLAGGLDPAASHVDKASTWEKGPVVSNPDPATHHVQPWALPSAEGWHTEQGPSWRQVPLISQDRGDRHAECPQESALCTSAASPWGGPAPYPEPSSPESDSRGPGSRPSSESSPEGSPRPWGQQAGSILPMWTPDAPRPSLLETGGAEPSSQERAAPESGRDVKSEGAGQPDVHRTSTEGGSLMTPMDFPRLPESSMPQVQPPEEGQRPQAGDKLANGVGTNKLAWDLASRLYRLEGFRKSEVAAHLRKNDDHSRAVAQEYLSFFQFGGQSLDRALRGFLQALVLSGETQERERVLYQFSRRFHHCNPRLFSSVDSVHTLTCAIMLLNTDLHGQNIGKSMSCQEFISNLNGLQDGGNFPKELLKGLYWSIRSEKLESAVDEEDAARPEKSQLSTLAGKMSNPFLQLAHDPTVPTYKQGILARKMHHDADGKKTPWGKRGWKMFHTLLRGMVLYFLKGEDQGPEGQMVDEPVGVHHSLATPATHYTKKPHVFQLRTADWRLYLFQAPTAKEMSSWIARINLAAATHSAPPFPAAVGSQRRFVRPILPAGPTQSSLEEQHRSHENCLDAASDDLLDLQRNFPERRGRSRELEEYRLRKEYLEHEPSPLLEPGDAKVGVPVLQKTRYEMYVQLLVARLHCPSDDLDLWEEQLGRETGGMQEPKASLKKSHSSPSLQQDEAPTTAKVKRNISERRTYRKIIPKRNRHQL; encoded by the exons ATGATGGGTGATGACAGACTGTCTGAACATCCCAAGCCTATGGGACTTCTTAACATCTGTTTAGGAGATGACGTGCAGCCCCCTGCAGGAGTGCACCCAAAGGGAACGCCCACACCTTCCTGGGAACACACCTGGGCATCTGCCCCCCCTGATCTCACGAGGCTAGGCGCCCCTCCCAGTGGCTCCAATGCAGAGCCCATGGACCTGGGGACCAGCCCGTCCCCAAGGGACCCAAGGCAGAACCAAGGCACGTCCACGCAGGTGGTGTTTTGGGCAGGCATCCTGCAGGCCCAGATGTGTGTCCTGGACCTGGAGGAGGAGCTGGAGAAGACCGAGGGGCTCAGGGCTGGGCTGAGGTCCTGCCTCCCCATGGCCCCTGCGGACTTGCCCCCCTTTTCCTGCAGCCCTGCGAGCCCTCGGGACTTGGGCCTACTTCCTGGTCCACCTGTGGAGGAGGTCTCAGGGGAGGATAGCAGTGGGCCTGAGGGCGAGGACCAGGACCTGGTGTGGCCAGGCAAGGGGATGCCTGGCTCCTCCCTGGAATGGGGTGCTGAGGAAGAGAGTGTGTTCTTTGACAACCCCCTCTTTCTGGAGAGCCCCTGCTCAGACTCTGCTCCTGGGGCCCGCTTCTCCTGGGGGACCCCAGACGCCTGCGCTGCCATGGGGCTTGACAACCCACACACCCTTGAGCCTCCTGTCCTGGCCCCGGGAGACGGGGTGCCATGGGGGCTGGGCGAAGACCCGGATGGTGGGGAAAGCATTGCTGACTCCAGCGGGCACACCACCCCTCCATTCTCTGTGCCCACCTACAAATCCCACTCCTGGACTGTGGTGGACACCACTGACCAGGCTCCCACAGCACCTCCTGGCCTGGGGGACAGTGAG ACTCCTCTGGCAGGTGGTCTTGACCCTGCAGCATCCCATGTGGACAAAGCATCGACCTGGGAAAAGGGACCTGTTGTATCTAACCCTGACCCTGCCACCCATCatgtgcaaccttgg GCCCTGCCCAGTGCCGAGGGCTGGCACACAGAACAGGGTCCTTCCTGGCGCCAGGTGCCTCTCATCTCCCAGGACAGAG GTGACAGACATGCTGAGTGTCCCCAGGAGTCTGCTCTCTGCACCTCAGCCGCTAGCCCCTGGGGGGGCCCAGCCCCTTACCCAGAGCCTAGCAGCCCTGAGTCTGACAGCAGAGGCCCcggctccaggcccagctccgAGTCCTCCCCAGAAGGCAGCCCACGGCCCTGGGGCCAGCAGGCCGGCAGCATTCTGCCCATGTGGACACCAGATGCTCCCCGCCCATCACTCCTGGAGACAGGTGGGGCAGAGCCAAGTTCCCAGGAGAGAGCAGCTCCAGAGTCTGGGAGGGATGTGAAGAGTGAGGGGGCAGGCCAGCCTGACGTGCACCGAACCTCCACAGAAGG TGGGAGTCTGATGACACCAATGGACTTTCCCAGGCTTCCTGAGAGCTCCATGCCCCAAGTGCAGCCCCCAGAGGAAGGCCAGAGGCCACAGGCTGGAGACAAGCTGGCTAATGGCGTTGGGACCAACAAGCTGGCCTGGGACCTGGCCTCTCGCCTCTATCGCCTAGAGGGCTTCCGGAAGTCGGAAGTGGCAGCCCACCTGCGGAAAAA TGACGACCACAGCAGGGCTGTGGCTCAAGAGTACCTGTCCTTCTTCCAGTTTGGAGGCCAGAGCCTGGACCGTGCCCTCCG GGGCTTCCTCCAGGCCCTGGTGCTCAGTGGGGAGACCCAGGAACGGGAACGAGTCCTGTACCAGTTCTCCAGACGCTTCCACCACTGCAACCCTAGGCTCTTCTCCTCAGTAG ACTCGGTCCACACCTTGACTTGCGCCATCATGCTCCTGAACACTGACCTGCACGGACAG AACATTGGGAAGAGCATGAGCTGCCAGGAATTCATCAGCAACCTGAATGGCCTGCAGGATGGTGGGAACTTCCCCAAGGAGCTGCTGAAG GGCCTGTACTGGTCCATCCGAAGTGAGAAGCTGGAGTCCGCGGT GGACGAAGAAGATGCGGCCAGACCCGAGAAATCCCAGCTGAGTACCCTGGCTGGCAAGATGAGCAACCCCTTCCTCCAGCTGGCCCATGACCCCACAGTGCCCACGTACAAGCAGGGCATTCTGGCTCGAAAGATGCATCACGACGCAGATGGCAAGAAGA CGCCATGGGGCAAGCGCGGCTGGAAGATGTTCCACACCTTGCTTCGAGGGATGGTCCTCTACTTCTTGAAG GGAGAGGACCAGGGCCCTGAGGGGCAGATGGTGGACGAGCCCGTGGGGGTGCACCACTCACTGGCCACACCAGCCACCCACTACACCAAGAAGCCGCACGTCTTCCAGCTGCGGACTGCCGACTGGCGTCTCTACCTCTTCCAGGCACC CACTGCCAAGGAGATGAGTTCCTGGATCGCACGCATCAACCTGGCCGCGGCCACGCACTCAGCGCCTCCCTTCCCCGCTGCTGTCGGCTCCCAGCGCAGATTCGTGCGGCCAATCCTACCCGCGGGCCCGACCCAGAGCTCCCTG GAGGAGCAGCATCGATCCCACGAGAACTGCCTGGATGCTGCCTCCGATGACCTGCTGGATCTGCAAAGGAACTTCCCGGAGCGGCGGGGCCGCAGCCGCGAGCTAGAAGAGTACCGCCTGCGGAAAGAATACCTGGAGCACGAG CCTTCTCCCCTTCTGGAGCCAGGTGATGCTAAGGTGGGGGTGCCTGTGTTGCAGAAAACCCGCTATGAGATGTATGTGCAGTTGCTGGTGGCCCGGCTGCACTGCCCCTCGGATGACCTGGACCTGTGGGAGGAGCAGCTAGGGAGGGAAACTGGAGGCATGCAGGAACCCAAAGCCAGCCTGAAGAAGTCCCACTCCAGCCCGTCCCTGCAGCAGGATGAGGCCCCCACCACAGCCAAGGTGAAGCGCAACATCTCAGAGCGTCGGACCTACCGGAAGATCATCCCCAAGCGGAACCGCCATCAGCTGTGA